A genomic region of Mesobacillus jeotgali contains the following coding sequences:
- the nrfD gene encoding NrfD/PsrC family molybdoenzyme membrane anchor subunit, producing the protein MVWGTIIAAYLFLAGLSAGAFLTSSYAARKYPDAKTVRVVGRLISPILMGIGLLLLIVDAEAGLKDPLRFIYLFTNFSSVMTIGTYFISFFMMAAAYIALMELLKKDTNKIVEYVGVVFAVATAIYTGFLIGVIGAVPLWNTAILPILFVVSAFSTGIAGTMLVSAIMDKKVIHHVMSIKKIHLTLLISEVFLIFTMFLITSSTNESAAQSVAMLLSGEYSILFWLGLIVIGLMVPIGIEALEIWNSSKLHQSQAGLEVAASGSHGITATLITESAVLAGGFILRYLLLAAAVPVIFL; encoded by the coding sequence ATGGTTTGGGGAACAATTATCGCTGCCTATTTATTCCTTGCTGGACTTAGTGCCGGTGCGTTTTTAACATCTTCCTATGCAGCAAGGAAATATCCTGATGCCAAAACAGTCAGGGTTGTCGGAAGGTTAATCAGCCCGATACTTATGGGCATTGGACTATTGCTTCTAATTGTCGATGCAGAAGCGGGGCTTAAGGATCCTTTGCGGTTCATCTATTTGTTTACAAATTTTAGTTCAGTCATGACAATCGGTACTTATTTCATTAGCTTTTTCATGATGGCTGCAGCATACATCGCCTTGATGGAATTGCTGAAAAAAGATACCAACAAAATTGTGGAGTACGTCGGCGTCGTATTTGCTGTCGCTACAGCCATTTACACCGGCTTCCTGATTGGTGTCATTGGGGCTGTGCCACTATGGAATACTGCAATTTTGCCAATCCTGTTCGTCGTGTCGGCATTCTCAACAGGGATTGCCGGTACAATGCTAGTGTCAGCAATCATGGATAAAAAGGTGATTCATCATGTGATGTCCATCAAAAAAATTCACTTAACATTGCTGATTTCAGAAGTATTCCTGATTTTCACAATGTTCCTGATCACTTCATCGACCAATGAGTCAGCAGCACAATCTGTTGCCATGCTGCTTTCCGGTGAGTACAGTATCCTATTCTGGTTGGGTCTGATTGTTATCGGATTGATGGTTCCAATTGGTATTGAGGCTCTCGAAATATGGAATTCGAGTAAACTTCATCAGAGCCAGGCGGGACTGGAAGTAGCAGCTTCCGGATCTCACGGAATTACAGCTACCTTGATCACAGAAAGTGCCGTACTCGCAGGCGGATTTATCCTGCGCTATCTGTTACTGGCAGCAGCAGTACCGGTAATATTTTTATAA
- a CDS encoding NUDIX hydrolase, producing the protein MITFGEMESGISYTLRQGVYGIIFNEHKNMIALIETGDGKYFLPGGGLEGSESHEECLVREGLEEMGKLLEIGEWIGKAQRYFYSGKDSEYYLGQGHFYFAEIAGEAGEPVEADHQLRWVETGAAANMLFHAHQAWALQKAMALIDEIKVKHR; encoded by the coding sequence GTGATTACTTTTGGAGAAATGGAATCAGGAATAAGTTATACCCTGCGGCAAGGTGTTTATGGAATAATTTTTAATGAACATAAGAATATGATTGCCTTGATAGAGACGGGAGATGGGAAGTACTTCCTTCCAGGCGGTGGATTGGAAGGAAGTGAAAGTCATGAGGAGTGTTTAGTAAGGGAAGGTCTTGAAGAAATGGGAAAGTTGCTTGAAATTGGAGAATGGATTGGAAAAGCACAGCGCTATTTTTATTCAGGAAAGGATTCTGAATATTATCTTGGTCAAGGGCATTTTTATTTTGCGGAAATAGCCGGAGAGGCGGGGGAACCTGTGGAGGCTGACCATCAACTCAGGTGGGTTGAAACTGGCGCAGCAGCGAATATGTTATTTCATGCACATCAGGCCTGGGCCCTTCAAAAGGCTATGGCTTTGATTGATGAAATCAAGGTAAAACATCGCTGA
- a CDS encoding sensor histidine kinase: protein MLMQKEILEEIVDHLPEGMIVMDKDRTIHYLNEEAVEMTGWKLGEKVPYCTYCQERELEENENRCILTADNPIPFFNSHLAVYEGLEEFEMSLKKMTISENVYYLLRIRPPVQNENSERARFHELLVQETLLAQEAERKRIAMELHDHIGQSVYSIFLGLEVIKQNISEDKYQNHVTNMVNVMGKTLEDIKRLTKSLRPEIVYDIGLEKSLRQAVKDWRKLYQIEIFLEMELDKEQKLDPEKELHLFRIIQESITNSVRHGKATYFSIHLKTYYQYIFFQLFDNGNGFIAGGCKTKGLGLKHMYERCKMLDGDIKWMSKEGGPTRVEGFVSLTKVEGER from the coding sequence ATGTTGATGCAAAAAGAAATTTTGGAAGAAATTGTCGACCATCTGCCTGAGGGCATGATTGTTATGGATAAAGATCGTACGATTCATTATCTTAATGAAGAAGCGGTTGAAATGACCGGCTGGAAACTTGGAGAGAAAGTACCTTATTGTACTTATTGCCAGGAAAGAGAGCTGGAAGAGAATGAAAATCGCTGTATCTTGACCGCTGATAATCCAATACCTTTTTTTAACTCCCATCTGGCAGTATATGAGGGACTTGAAGAATTTGAGATGTCTTTAAAAAAAATGACTATATCGGAAAATGTATATTATCTCCTAAGGATACGGCCTCCAGTCCAGAATGAAAATAGTGAGCGGGCACGATTCCATGAGCTGCTTGTACAAGAAACGCTGCTCGCTCAGGAGGCAGAGCGTAAAAGGATTGCCATGGAATTGCATGACCATATTGGACAGAGTGTCTATAGCATATTTCTTGGACTAGAGGTTATTAAACAGAACATTAGCGAAGATAAGTATCAGAACCATGTCACCAACATGGTTAATGTCATGGGAAAAACGCTGGAAGATATTAAACGCCTGACAAAAAGCCTCAGGCCTGAGATCGTTTATGACATAGGTTTGGAAAAATCACTTCGGCAAGCAGTAAAGGACTGGAGAAAGTTATACCAGATAGAAATTTTTTTGGAGATGGAGCTCGATAAGGAACAGAAACTGGATCCAGAAAAAGAACTCCATCTATTCAGGATCATCCAGGAAAGCATCACCAATTCGGTTCGCCACGGCAAAGCAACCTATTTCTCCATTCATTTGAAGACATACTATCAATATATCTTTTTTCAGTTATTTGATAATGGCAATGGCTTTATTGCAGGAGGATGTAAAACGAAAGGGCTCGGCTTGAAGCATATGTACGAGCGCTGCAAAATGCTTGATGGGGACATTAAGTGGATGAGCAAGGAAGGCGGGCCTACAAGGGTAGAAGGGTTTGTGTCTTTAACAAAAGTGGAAGGGGAGAGGTAA
- a CDS encoding response regulator transcription factor: protein MNLMIIDDHEIVRDGLSMLLQQSFCIDGRICACDGYEAVKAAVDFPADLVLLDLSMPGGLDGLTTLERLRKLLPDAKIVIFSMHDDIGYQKKAYEAGADGYLIKQLKRDDLIQSLDKILANQKVFNTHIWEDDTEGDQFNLVDLPITKREKEVFILTVKGYSQKDIAERLDISVKTVENHRQKIGEKLGTHKRYEWVETARKYNVFHR from the coding sequence ATGAACCTAATGATTATCGATGATCATGAAATCGTCCGGGATGGGCTGAGCATGCTTTTGCAGCAATCTTTTTGCATTGATGGGAGGATTTGTGCCTGCGATGGCTATGAAGCTGTAAAAGCCGCGGTTGATTTCCCTGCCGATCTGGTTCTTCTCGACCTTTCGATGCCTGGCGGTTTGGATGGGTTGACGACGTTGGAAAGGCTTCGGAAACTCCTCCCGGACGCAAAAATAGTCATTTTCTCGATGCATGATGATATCGGGTATCAAAAGAAGGCGTATGAAGCGGGAGCTGACGGCTATCTAATCAAGCAGCTGAAGCGCGACGATCTTATCCAATCTCTTGATAAAATTTTAGCGAACCAAAAGGTGTTCAATACACATATATGGGAGGATGATACAGAGGGTGACCAATTCAATCTGGTTGACCTTCCGATCACCAAGCGGGAAAAAGAGGTATTCATCCTTACGGTTAAGGGATATTCCCAGAAAGACATAGCTGAAAGGCTTGATATATCAGTCAAAACAGTTGAGAACCATCGACAGAAAATCGGAGAGAAGCTAGGGACACACAAGCGATATGAATGGGTAGAAACTGCACGGAAATATAATGTATTCCACCGTTAG
- a CDS encoding ABC transporter ATP-binding protein: MEVKQLTKRFKDFEAVKNVSFSVQKGESFGLLGPNGAGKTTTIQMITGLFPPSSGSIEIAGMDMVRQPKRGQGLLGIVPQEIALYQTMSARENLSFWGRMYGLRGNHLQKRINDVLEIIGLADRAKEKVETFSGGMKRRVNIGGAILHNPELLIMDEPTVGIDPQSRSHILETVKKLNGEGMTVIYTSHYMEEVEYLCENIGIMDQGEFIASGTISQLRETIGDRSRIVMNFSGTVELESIKSIISSEIPEKDLVMNQNELAIFHKEPQKILSELIQSVTGAGFEMASVEIVEPNLESVFLHLTGRSLRD, translated from the coding sequence TTGGAAGTGAAGCAATTGACTAAGAGGTTTAAAGATTTCGAGGCAGTCAAGAATGTTTCTTTTTCCGTCCAAAAGGGTGAGTCTTTCGGTCTCCTCGGCCCCAATGGAGCAGGAAAGACAACAACGATCCAAATGATTACAGGGTTATTTCCACCGAGTTCAGGAAGCATTGAAATTGCTGGCATGGATATGGTCAGGCAGCCAAAGCGTGGGCAAGGGCTTTTAGGAATCGTTCCTCAGGAAATTGCTCTATACCAAACCATGAGTGCTAGGGAAAACCTGTCATTCTGGGGAAGAATGTACGGTTTAAGGGGAAACCACTTGCAAAAAAGAATTAATGATGTGCTAGAAATCATTGGATTGGCTGATCGTGCCAAGGAAAAAGTAGAAACTTTTTCAGGAGGAATGAAGCGGAGGGTAAATATCGGGGGTGCAATTTTACATAATCCCGAGCTATTGATCATGGATGAGCCCACCGTAGGGATAGATCCCCAATCTCGCAGTCACATTCTTGAAACGGTTAAAAAGTTAAATGGTGAAGGGATGACAGTTATCTATACAAGTCACTATATGGAGGAAGTTGAGTATCTTTGTGAAAATATTGGCATTATGGATCAAGGAGAATTCATTGCTTCGGGTACTATTTCGCAATTAAGGGAAACAATCGGTGATCGTTCTCGTATTGTCATGAACTTTTCCGGAACAGTCGAACTTGAAAGCATAAAGTCAATCATAAGTTCGGAGATACCTGAAAAGGACCTCGTAATGAATCAAAATGAGCTAGCCATTTTTCATAAAGAACCACAAAAAATACTAAGTGAATTGATCCAGTCGGTTACAGGTGCGGGTTTTGAAATGGCCTCAGTTGAAATAGTTGAACCCAATCTCGAGAGTGTGTTCCTCCATCTCACTGGCCGGAGCTTAAGGGATTAA
- a CDS encoding ABC transporter permease — translation MGFWWLALKDALLMGRDRKALLTLVFMPILLIGILGAAFGNMMGEEEVASIEKFEVGIVNLDEGELGNALAEEVFMKGLPDLISAEAMTEKELEENLKQQKLSVGIILPRDFSHHIITGGKSEVKVISIPSASIQSSIVENVVVQFTQSAAVNVIAVEVAGPSGMSNALPAMSQFKDADINIVEEAAIKRDQKPVGSFQYYAAGMGVMFLLMTVITGVSAMIEEKEQDVYNRLLVTKLSNHHYLIGKFIGLLFMSSIQFLIIIIGTRYLYHVQWGESMTGVMIVGFSFVFSVCGLGVLLGTLVQTEKTFNAAGMLATQIMAAVGGSMVPLYIFPDWVNSVVKILPNALALQTFLELMSGENLWQVLIEAGILLAIGLGSLIIAFVSLSAKRRAYHA, via the coding sequence ATGGGTTTTTGGTGGCTGGCATTGAAAGATGCGCTCCTTATGGGAAGAGACCGGAAGGCATTGTTGACTCTTGTTTTCATGCCAATCTTATTGATTGGGATCCTGGGGGCAGCCTTTGGCAATATGATGGGTGAAGAAGAAGTGGCCTCCATTGAAAAGTTCGAGGTAGGTATCGTCAATCTTGATGAAGGTGAACTAGGCAACGCTTTGGCAGAAGAAGTATTCATGAAAGGTCTTCCCGACCTGATTTCTGCAGAGGCAATGACTGAAAAGGAGCTGGAGGAAAATTTAAAGCAGCAGAAATTGTCCGTCGGAATCATTCTTCCGCGGGACTTTTCACATCATATCATTACAGGTGGGAAATCTGAAGTGAAAGTCATCTCCATTCCATCCGCTTCGATTCAGTCATCGATCGTCGAGAATGTCGTGGTGCAATTCACTCAAAGTGCTGCCGTAAATGTAATAGCCGTGGAGGTTGCTGGACCATCCGGAATGAGTAATGCCTTGCCGGCTATGTCTCAATTCAAGGATGCTGATATTAATATAGTTGAAGAAGCAGCGATAAAACGAGATCAAAAACCAGTAGGGTCTTTCCAGTATTATGCCGCGGGTATGGGTGTCATGTTTTTATTGATGACGGTAATTACAGGAGTAAGCGCCATGATAGAAGAAAAGGAACAAGATGTATATAATCGTCTGCTTGTTACAAAACTGTCAAATCACCATTACTTAATCGGAAAGTTTATTGGCCTCCTGTTTATGTCTTCCATCCAATTTTTGATCATAATTATAGGGACTCGGTACCTTTATCATGTTCAATGGGGAGAATCGATGACAGGTGTGATGATTGTCGGATTTTCGTTTGTTTTTAGCGTATGCGGGCTGGGCGTGTTGCTTGGTACACTTGTCCAAACGGAGAAAACATTCAATGCTGCCGGCATGCTCGCCACTCAAATAATGGCGGCAGTTGGAGGGAGCATGGTCCCATTATATATTTTTCCGGACTGGGTCAATTCGGTCGTGAAAATCCTTCCCAATGCCCTTGCACTCCAAACATTCCTAGAGTTGATGTCTGGTGAAAATCTATGGCAAGTCTTGATTGAAGCCGGCATTTTACTCGCGATTGGTCTCGGATCACTAATAATTGCGTTTGTATCCCTTTCCGCTAAAAGGAGGGCTTACCATGCGTAA
- a CDS encoding ABC transporter permease: MRKVMSIAILHLKTLFKTPSAIVLMFIMPIMFSIIFGGIGAGGSSQDKPLVLMVAAEDESNSRIMDLMSSNDQYSWLKADEKQARSSVENQEAIAAVLIAESIAENMELGKPLFQIVVQRKTQEYLALSSYIEGVGRTVIQTFEMVPEQDTVAVNAILDQAAGRETLDISSEVIQKEESKTGSVGMLAIGFTIMFMMFGISGAASAILDEKIGGTWQRLLTSTTSKVQVMIGYLFSYFMMGAIQLFVLMVVMNFIYGAMWGNLIYFVPFAALVIITIVGFSLMMASIVKTRQQASALSAVLIVSTCMLGGVYWPLEIVPEFMQQIAKAVPQSWMITGFREIVSGSLYIPAIRNSALILLAFSLLFFTIGLKRMKYN, translated from the coding sequence ATGCGTAAAGTTATGTCTATCGCAATTCTGCATTTAAAAACCTTGTTTAAAACACCATCAGCAATCGTTTTGATGTTCATTATGCCAATCATGTTCAGTATAATTTTTGGAGGGATTGGCGCTGGAGGATCTTCACAAGATAAACCTCTCGTCCTTATGGTTGCTGCAGAGGATGAAAGTAACAGCAGGATCATGGATCTAATGTCCTCAAATGACCAATACTCATGGCTCAAGGCAGATGAAAAACAAGCCCGGAGTTCAGTTGAGAACCAGGAAGCCATTGCAGCGGTGCTTATTGCAGAATCAATAGCTGAGAATATGGAATTGGGAAAGCCGCTTTTTCAAATCGTTGTCCAAAGAAAAACACAGGAATATCTAGCCCTAAGCAGTTATATAGAGGGTGTAGGAAGGACAGTTATTCAAACATTTGAAATGGTTCCCGAACAAGATACAGTCGCCGTCAACGCTATACTCGATCAAGCAGCAGGGCGAGAAACGCTGGATATAAGCAGTGAAGTTATTCAAAAAGAAGAATCGAAAACTGGTTCGGTCGGCATGTTGGCGATTGGCTTTACCATCATGTTCATGATGTTTGGGATTTCTGGAGCGGCTTCAGCCATTCTGGATGAAAAAATCGGAGGAACATGGCAGCGTCTGCTCACGTCAACAACGTCGAAGGTCCAGGTGATGATAGGATATTTATTCTCATATTTCATGATGGGGGCAATCCAATTATTCGTCCTCATGGTCGTGATGAATTTTATTTATGGTGCCATGTGGGGTAATTTGATTTACTTTGTTCCATTTGCAGCACTGGTGATTATAACGATTGTCGGCTTTAGCCTGATGATGGCTAGTATCGTGAAGACGAGACAACAGGCAAGTGCACTAAGTGCGGTGTTGATCGTCAGTACATGTATGCTGGGAGGTGTATACTGGCCACTGGAAATTGTTCCGGAATTCATGCAGCAAATAGCCAAGGCTGTGCCCCAGAGCTGGATGATTACAGGATTCCGTGAAATTGTCAGTGGAAGCCTTTATATTCCCGCCATCCGTAATTCAGCTTTAATCTTGCTTGCATTCAGCTTACTATTTTTCACAATCGGCCTGAAAAGAATGAAATATAATTGA
- the mutS gene encoding DNA mismatch repair protein MutS has translation MATYTPMIKQYLQVKADYQDAFLFFRLGDFYEMFFEDALKASQELEITLTSREGGGEDRIPMCGVPYHSAPNYIEQLINKGYKVAICEQTEDPKTAKGVVKREVVQLITPGTVMEGRGLLEKENNFIATVSVFPGDTYGFACSDLSTGESRATLVNGSVEELINELSISGAKEVVIESSLSPEIQKKLKERSILALSIEDNTDLKESFSELFADLENEHLKNTASRLFNYLYRTQKRSLDHLQKVSVYKVQQYMKIDYFSKRNLELTETIRSTAKKGTLLWLLDETMTAMGGRMLKQWINRPLIEKAEISRRQELVQLFVGQFFERQELREKLKEVYDLERLAGRVAFGNLNPRDLMQLKRSLLQVPSLKHILESLSHAEASLMADRLDPCEEAADLLEQAIVDNPPISVKEGNIIRDGYDHQLDQYRDASRNGKTWIAMLERDEREKTGIRSLKVGYNRVFGYYIEVTKANLHLLQEGQYERKQTLSNAERFITPELKEKEDLILAAEEKSVELEYQLFTGIRETIKEYIPRLQKLARALSELDVLLGFAELSEQRQYVKPVFSSERKIVLKDGRHPVVEKVMDAQEYVPNDCYMDNEREVLLITGPNMSGKSTYMRQVALTAIMAQIGCFVPASEAVMPIFDQVFTRIGAADDLVSGQSTFMVEMLEAKNAITNATKDSLILFDEIGRGTSTYDGMALAQAMIEYIHDKISAKTLFSTHYHEMTTLENELQKLKNVHVSAVEQNGKVVFLHKIREGAADKSYGIHVAQLAELPADLIERAAEILHILEQTDTPVTSGLNSQQSLETVRETLQHEQDKQSVLQAAETAAASQLSFFDEEPGQKKVSGANKKEKQVLDQLHGLEILDMTPLQAMNVLYELQKKLRK, from the coding sequence ATGGCTACATATACCCCTATGATCAAACAATACCTGCAAGTGAAGGCGGATTACCAGGATGCCTTTTTATTTTTCCGTTTGGGAGATTTTTATGAAATGTTCTTCGAAGATGCATTAAAGGCCTCTCAGGAGCTTGAAATAACACTTACAAGCAGAGAGGGCGGCGGTGAGGACCGGATTCCGATGTGCGGTGTTCCTTATCATTCAGCTCCTAACTATATTGAACAACTGATTAACAAAGGCTACAAAGTCGCTATATGTGAACAAACAGAAGACCCGAAGACTGCCAAAGGGGTAGTTAAGCGGGAAGTTGTCCAGCTGATCACTCCAGGAACAGTAATGGAGGGGCGAGGTCTTTTAGAAAAAGAAAATAATTTTATCGCTACTGTTTCAGTTTTTCCTGGAGACACATATGGGTTTGCCTGCAGTGACTTATCCACTGGGGAAAGCAGGGCGACATTAGTTAATGGTAGTGTCGAAGAGCTTATTAACGAATTATCGATCTCTGGAGCAAAGGAAGTTGTCATTGAAAGCTCGCTTTCGCCGGAAATTCAGAAAAAGCTGAAGGAGCGTTCTATCCTCGCGCTTTCAATTGAGGATAACACCGATCTAAAAGAAAGCTTTTCCGAACTTTTTGCAGACCTGGAAAATGAACATTTAAAAAACACAGCCTCAAGATTATTTAATTATTTGTACCGAACCCAGAAGCGCAGCCTGGACCATTTACAAAAGGTATCTGTCTACAAGGTTCAGCAGTATATGAAAATTGATTATTTTTCGAAGCGCAACCTTGAACTGACAGAGACAATACGATCTACAGCGAAAAAGGGAACACTTTTATGGCTCCTTGATGAAACGATGACAGCAATGGGCGGCAGGATGTTGAAGCAATGGATTAACAGGCCGCTGATTGAAAAAGCTGAGATCAGCCGCCGTCAGGAACTGGTGCAGCTTTTTGTCGGACAGTTTTTCGAACGCCAGGAATTGCGTGAAAAGTTGAAAGAGGTATACGACCTTGAACGATTGGCTGGAAGAGTTGCTTTTGGCAATTTAAATCCAAGAGACCTGATGCAGCTAAAGAGATCTTTATTACAGGTACCGTCCCTAAAGCATATATTGGAGAGTCTATCCCATGCGGAAGCATCCCTGATGGCAGACAGACTCGATCCTTGCGAGGAGGCGGCCGATCTGCTCGAACAGGCAATCGTTGATAACCCTCCAATTTCTGTGAAGGAAGGGAATATCATCCGTGATGGCTACGATCACCAGCTTGACCAGTATCGTGATGCCAGCCGAAACGGAAAGACTTGGATTGCCATGCTTGAACGTGACGAGCGTGAGAAAACAGGCATAAGGTCCTTGAAGGTCGGCTACAATCGTGTGTTTGGCTACTATATTGAAGTAACGAAGGCGAACCTGCATCTTTTGCAGGAAGGCCAGTATGAACGAAAGCAGACGTTATCGAATGCAGAGCGATTCATCACACCTGAACTGAAAGAAAAGGAAGACTTGATCCTTGCTGCCGAGGAAAAAAGCGTCGAGCTTGAATATCAGCTGTTTACCGGAATCCGCGAGACGATCAAAGAATATATTCCTAGATTGCAGAAACTTGCCAGGGCTCTTAGTGAACTCGATGTACTTCTTGGGTTTGCAGAGCTTAGCGAACAGCGACAGTACGTAAAGCCGGTGTTCTCATCTGAGAGGAAAATTGTCCTGAAGGATGGGCGCCATCCAGTTGTCGAAAAAGTAATGGATGCCCAGGAATATGTGCCTAACGATTGCTATATGGATAATGAACGCGAAGTCCTGCTGATTACTGGACCGAATATGTCTGGTAAAAGCACATATATGCGCCAGGTTGCTTTGACAGCGATCATGGCTCAAATCGGCTGTTTTGTCCCGGCGTCCGAGGCAGTAATGCCGATATTTGACCAGGTTTTCACCAGGATTGGTGCTGCAGATGATCTTGTTTCAGGACAAAGTACCTTCATGGTCGAGATGCTAGAGGCAAAGAACGCAATTACTAATGCTACGAAGGATAGCTTGATTCTTTTTGATGAAATCGGCCGGGGCACATCCACTTATGATGGCATGGCACTCGCCCAGGCAATGATTGAATATATCCATGATAAAATCAGCGCAAAGACGCTGTTTTCGACGCACTATCATGAAATGACTACATTGGAAAATGAACTGCAAAAATTGAAGAATGTACATGTTAGCGCAGTTGAGCAAAACGGCAAAGTGGTTTTCCTTCATAAAATCAGGGAGGGTGCAGCGGACAAGAGTTACGGCATCCATGTTGCCCAGCTTGCCGAATTGCCGGCAGACTTGATAGAACGTGCTGCAGAGATCCTGCACATACTTGAGCAAACAGACACACCGGTTACATCTGGACTTAATAGTCAGCAGAGCTTAGAAACTGTACGCGAAACATTGCAGCATGAGCAAGACAAACAAAGCGTGCTTCAGGCAGCAGAAACAGCAGCTGCGTCTCAGTTATCATTCTTTGATGAAGAGCCTGGACAGAAGAAAGTTAGTGGTGCAAACAAAAAGGAGAAGCAGGTCCTTGACCAATTACACGGACTTGAAATCCTGGATATGACCCCTTTGCAGGCAATGAATGTTCTTTATGAACTACAAAAGAAGCTGCGTAAGTAA